The DNA sequence GATCGATGCAGGTGCTGTCAATCATCGTATTAACAGTCCTGGCTGTTAAGTAGTAAATATCCTTAGGCACTTACCACCTCGTTTTATCGGGTGTTTTGAGATTATTGAGGCCATTACCAGCTGATACTCTGTTAAATAGTAATCATGAAATAAGTTTATTTTTTTCAATGCAAAGGAGATTAGAATGAGAAAGTTACAACGTTGCATAGCTCTTGTCGCGGTTATTTTTTTATCCGCTATCGGAACTGCTCAGGCTGCAGATGTGCCGTATCAACTGAGTACCCATATTCTTGATATAGCGAAGGGTATGCCCGCTCAGAATGTTGAAGTTGAACTTTATCAACAGGATGTACAGGAAACCTGGCACGTTGTTGGTAAAGGAATTACTGATAAGAACGGCAGGATCAGTACATTTCTTCCCCTGCAGGAAGGTAAAGATAATCACGGAGTCTATAAGCTAAAATTTATGACTCAGCCTTATTTTAAGGCGCAACAGCAAACGAGTTTCTATCCTTACATTGAAGTCGTCTTCCAGATAGAAGGTAATAATCACTATCATGTACCTATTACGTTAAGCAACTACGGCTATTCAACTTACCGTGGCAGCTGAGTTGTAAAGGTCCGGGGATGGAACCAGATAACTGTCTGGTTCTGTCGATATCATCTGTGGCTTTATTAGTATTATTTTTTCCACGATGGTTGTTATTTTACACATACTAACAGATAGA is a window from the Erwinia sp. genome containing:
- the hiuH_1 gene encoding 5-hydroxyisourate hydrolase (ID:JIFNMEKO_00675;~source:Prodigal:2.6) encodes the protein MRKLQRCIALVAVIFLSAIGTAQAADVPYQLSTHILDIAKGMPAQNVEVELYQQDVQETWHVVGKGITDKNGRISTFLPLQEGKDNHGVYKLKFMTQPYFKAQQQTSFYPYIEVVFQIEGNNHYHVPITLSNYGYSTYRGS